The Methanomassiliicoccales archaeon genomic sequence ATCCTGAGCTGAGCGCCCGCGGCCTCCATGACTTCGCGATCGATACGGTCGCTTAAGAGGCAGAGGAGACCATGCTTCCCCTTGATCCTGCGGATCAGCTCGTCCCTTGGAATCGGTATATCACCTTCATAGATATCCAGATTGACTTCATTGCGGAGAATATCAAGACCTGCGTCTGGAATTTTCCTAGTAATCAAGACATCTAATTCCTTCATCGTAACTGAATATTACAAGCTCTTTATTTCAATTATCGCCGCTCAGACCCATTTCAATGAGACTCTACCTCCCGAGCGCTTTGTGAGCACTCGCGAGTTCACCTGCCGCTTCGGCTGCCAGTGTCGACAGTTCCCCCGCGAGGACTGTCGCCGCCACCACCTCAGCGAACTTCTTCGCTTTGTTCTCGCCCAAACATCCCATCATCGCGAGCGCTTCCTGCTGACACGGCAACCTCGTCCCGCCCCCAACGGTACCAACTTCGAGCGACGGCAGTCTGACTGATATGTACAAAGAGTTGTCAACGACCTCGCAGGTCGTCATGCCCATACTCCCCTCGACGACCTGAGCTGGATCCTGCCCTGTCGCGATGAAAATCGCCGCAAGGATGTTCGCGATGTGAGCATTGAACCCATATGCGAGTGCGAGGCCACTCCCAACCTGGTTTTTCCTGAAAGAGGCTTCGGCAATTGACTCTGGTGTAGTATGCAATTTAGAATCAACAATTTCCCTAGGAATTGTCGCATCGACGTGAAC encodes the following:
- a CDS encoding 3-hydroxy-3-methylglutaryl-CoA reductase; amino-acid sequence: MGMNMATIATEAAAKYIEKETGAILVSISGNMCTDKKPAAINFILGRGKTVHVDATIPREIVDSKLHTTPESIAEASFRKNQVGSGLALAYGFNAHIANILAAIFIATGQDPAQVVEGSMGMTTCEVVDNSLYISVRLPSLEVGTVGGGTRLPCQQEALAMMGCLGENKAKKFAEVVAATVLAGELSTLAAEAAGELASAHKALGR